From the genome of Mucilaginibacter paludis DSM 18603:
GATCTGAGTTATAATAAATTGTTAAAGCAGCATACACCCGAAGAACTTGCTGAATCGTTTGTTTTTCCTGTTAAGCCCACGCCTAAACAACAAAGAGAAACCTACAGGGGAGTTAGCCGAAGTTAAGAAGCTTCGGCTATCGGGGTTATATAATCGAATGAGTTGCTAAAAAAATCTACTGACAGAAAAACGTCACCTTTTTCGAGGTCTTGATATTCTTCAATTGTTCTCCTGATATTCATTTAGTTCAGGGTTAATTGTAAGTTTACAAGGCGTTTAATTGCCGCCTTTCTGATACCCTCGTAAACATTTAAAAAAGAAGCCAATCCTATGTAGACGAAAATGGTGCCGTCGGGCATCGTATCCATGTGAGGAAATATTTTTTTGGAGCTATCGGAAAAAGTAGCCACGGCCTGGTTGTTTTTCTCTTTCATCGATCTAATTTTATTTTCCAATTCAACCAGGGTTTGGTTGAAAAAAAGTTTCATATCCTGAAAGCCATCCGATCTTTTCATTTCATCGATTACTTGATCGCTTGTTCTAAAGCCAATCCAAGACGGCTCAACCTCATAGGGACTTACAATTACTAATCCCATTCTGTATGTTGCCGTGTCCATTGCTTCGGCCTCTTCGTTTTTGTACCCCGTGATTTCTTTAATACAAAACTCCTGTAATTCGGACTGTTGAACCTTCTTTAATAGTTTGAATGTCTTATTAAAAGAGGTAGAAAGAAGGATTTTGTGATCCGAAAAGTCTTGTATCAAAGCGGATATTTCTTCCTGTACTGGCTCAAGATCATTTTTAATCATTAAGGATTTCATCCAGTTGGCAATTTCCAGAATTTCTCTACCGCTCGCCTCTGAGTTTGACGACCCACGACGGATGTAAATAATTCCGGCATCTATTCCTTTAAGTTTCAACGTCGCAGACAAAGGCTCTGGGTAATACTTGATCGGAATTTCGATAATGCCAAAAAGCAGATTTCGGTAACTGAAAGTGTAACTTAGGAAATTAATTGCTGGGCCAATCTTTCCTTTTACTTTCTGCTGTAGAATAGCATCGTCGGTAAAAGAATCAATACCTACCGGGAAATTTTGACCTTCACTACTTCTGACTCCTGATATAATATAAGCAGGAACAACACGTACCGTATTGGCAAAGCTCAAAAGATCCTTAACGAACTTGGCGTCTTCGGTATCTTTGTTCAGGTCAAACCTATAGCTTTTTTCTTTAAAATCCAAGGTGTTGCTTTCGGGCGACGATAGAAGCAGTTCAAAAAAGGCAGTTGTCATCATCTGGTGTATGATCAAAATGGTAGGTCGTCAGCCGAGTTGTCTTTTATCGGCGGGAACGCCGCTGGCGGAAGCGATATACCGTTTACAATAAATAGGTTTAAAATATCTTCCCTATCCATAAACATGATCTGGCTCCGCTTTGACCTGTCTAATTCGTGGGCGATCCAGTTTTTGGCGTGTTTCGTTATTTCACCTCCCGCAATGATAAAAGCATGATCGACGAGCGCAGTTCGCCCCAATTCGTGGTCAAATACTTCATGTCCTAACATCATCGTCACCTGATTATGTATTTCAGCAATATTTGCATTGCCGGGCTTTCCCATACCTGCGGAATCTAATTTCCCTTTCTTCGCCTGTATCCCGAAATAAAGCACATTTTGCGTCGGCAGTACATATCTCATCCAAATATCTTTTCCATATTCGAGGGCTTTATCTTTATGACCGGCTATAGTAATGCGTTGAAAACCCATGTACCGGAATAATGGCATTAAGATCTCGCCGATAAGATCGTCTTCGGATGCCTGGTTAAGATAACCAATCAAGAGTGCCTTCCGTTCAAGTTCCGCCTCCGAAAGTGGCCGGTGTACATTCATTTCAGGGATAGTCGAAGAGGCCCTCGGAATGATATTGACTTGGACAAGTTCTTCGCTTTCGGATCGTCGTATGGTTTCTGTAAATCTTTGTAGGAGATCATCCTCAATAGCTTTCAAGTTGCTTTTAACTGAAACGTAAGACTTTACGTCGACTGTCACAAAAATGGTAAAATAATCGGTGCCATTATTCCAGTTATTATACCCAGTTTGCTCTATACTCAACTCTGCCTTAGTAAGTAGCGGCAGAATATGATCAGCGTTTTCGGCCTGAGCAATTTCTATTGCGGTACTAAGAACAGATTGTAGTTGGTCGTTTTTAAGCATAGTAGTTGGGGAATATGGTTATTTTCCGGACGTGTAATATCTGAAATTGTACCCGTATATCCAAGTATCATAACTATGATTAGAATCTTTTCATAAGTGTTTTTTTTTGTTATTTTAAATTAAGGATCAATTTCTTGTTGTAATCCTTTAGGTAGGTTGATGAAATTTTTATCAACCACTGTTCCAAGTACGTGAGTTATCAGTGAGTAGTTCTAGAGAGCCTCTTATCAACTGATGGATATACTTATTGCAGAAAGGAGTAATCGTCTTGCCATCTGAATTGATTTCTACAATGCCCAGTTATCCGTAGTCTGTTGTCCGAATGTCTCCGACGAACGGCTATGCTTACCAGTGAAAAGGGCTATTCAGCTTGGCCTGGTAATGTGTCAGTCCGTTGTTGTACAAACCAGCCGGACAGCAGATTTATTTATCTGATTAACACATACGAGATATAAGTTATAAGAAATTGTTAAAGCAGCATACCCCCGAAGCACTTGCCGAATCGTTTGTTTTTCCTGTTAAGCTTACAGCTAAACAACAAAAAGAAGCCGACAGGGAGTGATCCGAAGTTAGAAACTTCGGCTATTGGGGTTTATACCGTAAATTTTCGCATGCTGATATCATTTGTTGATATACATCAACTTGATTTTAAAATGGGGAGCGTAAATTTGTTTATGGGTATTGTTACCCAATAATGATATCAGTTAATTCCCGAAAAAAAGCAAACTATAATGGCAAATAAATTATTTAGCGAACTGCAAGAAATACATGTAGCCGCCTGGAATGAAAAAGATGGGGCGAAGCGGGATGAACTGCTTAAAAAGATTTATTCAGACGACATTAAAATGTACGATAAAGAATTCATTCTTGACGGTTTAAAAGCAGTGTCGGATTTTATTGGAAAGCTTATTGCTGAGGATCCGGCATTTAATTTTTCCGCAGCCAAACCAATTGAGGAACTTCAGAACAGTGCAAGGCTTTTCGGGCATATCCAAACCAGCGGAGGAATGTTAAACAGCATGGACTTTTTTCTGATTGAAAATGAAAAAGTGAAACATTTATATGCTTTTATGGCACCTGCGGAGAATTAGAGTTAATCCCCCTTTTTTATGAACTCGAGCATTTCTTCTATCTTAATTTACAAATTTAGGCGGGTGGTAAGCGCTAAACGATGATCGCCGATAGTAAAATTGTTGATGTCCATCAACGAACGCTAACATGGTTGACTTCGCGATGTATGACAATGGGAATAGGCGGGGTATTTTTTAGCTTTGTAAATGTTCATATCTCTTTTTAACTATTTTAGCAAGCAGTCGTCTATACCTCTTTCTCAGGAAGACATACAGTTGATCCAAAAAGCGTTTGTACCTAAACAGTTTAAAAAAAGGCAATTCCTGTTACGGGAAGGTGAGGTATGCAAATACATTTCGTTTATCGTAAAAGGGGCAGTGCGCCAATATACCGTAGACGATAAAGGAAACCAACATGTGCTGAATTTGGGTATAGAGAACTGGTGGACATCCGACAGGGAAAGCTATCACAAATTAACGCCCTCGATCTATAACATAGATGCCTGGGAAGAAACCGAAGTGTTGATGCTGCCCAAAACAGAGGGTTGGTACGATAAAGTAAATGCCATTCCTGCATTTTGTGAATTGCGAAAAAAGCTTGATGATGCCCATCACATGGCCATGCAGCGCAGGTTACATTCTTCAATCAATTATACAGCAGAATACCGGTATG
Proteins encoded in this window:
- a CDS encoding Crp/Fnr family transcriptional regulator, with the translated sequence MFISLFNYFSKQSSIPLSQEDIQLIQKAFVPKQFKKRQFLLREGEVCKYISFIVKGAVRQYTVDDKGNQHVLNLGIENWWTSDRESYHKLTPSIYNIDAWEETEVLMLPKTEGWYDKVNAIPAFCELRKKLDDAHHMAMQRRLHSSINYTAEYRYDELIQNYPDFLQRFPQHIIASYLGITKETLSRIRNQALKK
- a CDS encoding ATP-binding protein, with translation MDFKEKSYRFDLNKDTEDAKFVKDLLSFANTVRVVPAYIISGVRSSEGQNFPVGIDSFTDDAILQQKVKGKIGPAINFLSYTFSYRNLLFGIIEIPIKYYPEPLSATLKLKGIDAGIIYIRRGSSNSEASGREILEIANWMKSLMIKNDLEPVQEEISALIQDFSDHKILLSTSFNKTFKLLKKVQQSELQEFCIKEITGYKNEEAEAMDTATYRMGLVIVSPYEVEPSWIGFRTSDQVIDEMKRSDGFQDMKLFFNQTLVELENKIRSMKEKNNQAVATFSDSSKKIFPHMDTMPDGTIFVYIGLASFLNVYEGIRKAAIKRLVNLQLTLN